GGGGCGACGAGCAGCACCCCCATCGTGTCGCCCACCCACCAGGCCAGCCAGACGGGCCAGAACTCGCTCCTGTCCAGGGAGTCCTTCGCCACCTGCAGACCGACCCCCGCGGTCGCGCTGATCAGCATGGCGCCGAATCCGCCGAGGAAGACCAGGGAGAGTCCGTCCCGCAGCCGCGCCATGTCGCGCCGGAAGCCGGTCCGTCTCAGCAGCAGGAAGGCGCAGAGCGGCGCGACGGTGTTGCTGACCACGGTGACCACCGTGGTGGGCCCCGGAGTGGTGAGGGAGGCGATGACGAGGAAGGAGCCGAGGGCGATCCCCGGCCAGACCCGCGCGCCGAGCAGCAGCAGGGCGGCGACGGCGACGCCGGTGGGAGGCCAGATGGGGGTGACCACCACGCCTTCGACGACGAGGCGTCCCATCAGGCCGAGTCGTCCGGCCGCGAAGTAGCAAACCGCCACGGCCAGCGACATCAGAGCCGCCTCCGTGGAGAACCGGTACTGCCGAATATCCAACACGTCAGCCATCAGACACCGGCCGGGCCGCCACGACCGGGCAAGGCCCCTGCGTGTCGGGCGCCGCCGTCCGGCACAGGCCCGGGCGGGTCCTCACCCCTCGGCCGCTGACCGGGCCGGACCGCCGTCATGGCCGACGACCAGGACGGCCGCGTCGTCCTCGTGCCCCACCGTGGCCGCCAGCTTCATGACGGCGGTGGCGAGCGCGTCGACGTCCAGTCCGGCGACGGCGGTGATCCCGGCGAGCCGCGTCACCCGGTCCAGTCCCTCGTCGATGTGGAGCGAGGGCCCCTCCACCACCCCGTCGGTCAGCAGGACGAAGACACCGTCTGCGGTGAGCCGGTGGCGCGTAGCCGGGTAGTCCACGCCGCGCAGCACACCGAGGGGAGGCCCGCCCTCGCTGTCGTCGATGCCGGAGCGGCCGTCGGTGGTGGCCCAGATGTGGGGGATGTGACCGGCCCGGGCGCACTCCAGGGTGCCGGCAGCGGGGTCGAGCCGCAGGAAGGTACAGGTGGCGAAGAGGTCGGCGCCCAGAGAGATCAGCAGGTCGTTGGTGCGACCGAGCAGCTCTCCCGGGTCTCCGGTGACGGAGGCCAGCGCGCGCAGGGCGACGCGGACCTGTCCCATGAAGGCGGCGGCCTCGATGTTGTGTCCCTGCACGTCACCGATGGACATGCCGATCCGCCCGCCGGGCAGGGAGAAGGCGTCGTACCAGTCACCGCCGACGTTGAGCCCGTGGTTGGCGGGCTCATAGCGGACGGCCAGCCGGGCGCCGGGAAAACTGGGCAGGTCCGAGGGCAGCATGCCGCGCTGCAGGGCCACGGCGAGCTCGACACGGGAACGCTGCGTCTCGGCCAGTTCCCGCGC
This sequence is a window from Streptomyces sp. NBC_00691. Protein-coding genes within it:
- a CDS encoding PP2C family protein-serine/threonine phosphatase, translating into MFSRRPTDSSEDLLVRLGSLTARARELAETQRSRVELAVALQRGMLPSDLPSFPGARLAVRYEPANHGLNVGGDWYDAFSLPGGRIGMSIGDVQGHNIEAAAFMGQVRVALRALASVTGDPGELLGRTNDLLISLGADLFATCTFLRLDPAAGTLECARAGHIPHIWATTDGRSGIDDSEGGPPLGVLRGVDYPATRHRLTADGVFVLLTDGVVEGPSLHIDEGLDRVTRLAGITAVAGLDVDALATAVMKLAATVGHEDDAAVLVVGHDGGPARSAAEG
- a CDS encoding MASE1 domain-containing protein, producing the protein MADVLDIRQYRFSTEAALMSLAVAVCYFAAGRLGLMGRLVVEGVVVTPIWPPTGVAVAALLLLGARVWPGIALGSFLVIASLTTPGPTTVVTVVSNTVAPLCAFLLLRRTGFRRDMARLRDGLSLVFLGGFGAMLISATAGVGLQVAKDSLDRSEFWPVWLAWWVGDTMGVLLVAPLLLFLAGPAGRFGVRRWKEAAFLGLTTLVLMPMAVLSRMSMLFLVFPLLIWAALRFQLAGSMLCALFASVLATFEATSGRGAFRHLPDVEIMAKLQAFNGSAALTALLLASVITEQRATRRSVRRACQELAEVLEHLAAGEPSPGPPGTAESGAAPPGGHRNP